One Sediminicola sp. YIK13 DNA segment encodes these proteins:
- a CDS encoding PaaI family thioesterase, producing the protein MNEYKEKILRICNENSKNTLMETLQIEYVDVGENFLVGKMPVTPKVHQPDGVLHGGAMVALAESVGSAASYIFLNAQEFFVRGIEISANHVKSIKEGDVFAKAVLMHKGRTTQVWDIKITDKDDKLISLCKLTTLALPKK; encoded by the coding sequence ATGAACGAATACAAGGAAAAAATACTGCGCATCTGCAATGAGAACTCAAAAAATACCTTGATGGAAACATTACAAATTGAATATGTGGATGTGGGAGAAAATTTCTTGGTCGGGAAAATGCCCGTTACCCCAAAAGTTCACCAACCGGATGGCGTTTTGCACGGAGGCGCAATGGTAGCTTTGGCTGAGAGTGTGGGAAGTGCAGCTTCTTATATATTTCTAAATGCACAGGAGTTTTTTGTAAGGGGTATAGAGATATCGGCCAACCATGTGAAAAGTATTAAAGAAGGGGATGTGTTCGCTAAGGCAGTCCTTATGCACAAAGGTCGGACTACCCAGGTCTGGGACATTAAAATAACAGATAAGGACGATAAATTAATATCACTTTGTAAATTAACTACGCTAGCATTGCCGAAAAAATAA
- a CDS encoding chorismate-binding protein has protein sequence MFQQILQQIEKQLLEEKPFVVYRKPGQKLVKGIFQSDTKIHYCSDFKETGFVFAPFDENDEVILIPLEEVVEAPFELNVKGIHQDNIPPIHDSPSELDERNFHLQLVSKAIKEIEKGTFKKVVLSRQILSAYQGTPLQLFLKLLNTYLDAFCYMWYHPKVGLWLGATPEVLVSIQNKHIQTMSLAGTQPYTGDPNPEWKKKDIEEQSMVTNYITEVLKNMVTQLQISETESSRAGSLMHLRTKITGRLKVFDVKKLLKVLHPTPAVGGMPKNEAYLFIKANENYKREFYTGYLGELNFKEEIVRASNNRNIENQAYRAIHTKTDLFVNLRSMQLVDKTAIIYIGGGITIDSIPEQEWEETVNKSATMLKVIQNRL, from the coding sequence ATGTTCCAACAAATCTTACAGCAGATTGAAAAACAGCTTTTGGAAGAAAAGCCTTTTGTTGTTTATAGAAAACCCGGCCAGAAGCTAGTAAAGGGGATCTTTCAATCCGATACCAAAATACATTACTGTTCCGATTTTAAGGAAACCGGTTTTGTCTTTGCTCCTTTTGATGAAAATGATGAAGTAATTCTGATCCCCCTGGAGGAGGTTGTAGAGGCCCCATTTGAATTAAATGTAAAAGGGATACATCAGGATAATATACCCCCAATACACGATTCCCCCTCGGAATTGGATGAGCGTAATTTTCATCTGCAATTGGTTTCTAAAGCTATAAAGGAAATTGAGAAAGGTACTTTTAAAAAAGTAGTGCTCTCCAGACAAATTTTAAGTGCATATCAAGGTACGCCCCTCCAATTGTTTTTGAAGTTGTTGAATACCTATTTAGATGCTTTTTGTTATATGTGGTACCACCCCAAAGTAGGGTTGTGGTTGGGCGCCACTCCCGAGGTCTTGGTAAGTATCCAAAATAAACATATTCAAACCATGTCCTTGGCCGGGACACAACCTTACACCGGAGATCCCAACCCTGAATGGAAAAAGAAGGATATTGAGGAACAATCCATGGTCACCAATTATATCACCGAAGTTTTAAAGAACATGGTGACCCAACTACAAATTTCAGAGACCGAATCGTCACGGGCGGGTAGTTTAATGCATTTGAGAACCAAAATAACTGGGAGGCTAAAGGTGTTTGACGTTAAAAAACTTTTGAAAGTCCTGCATCCCACTCCTGCTGTAGGTGGAATGCCCAAGAATGAGGCCTATTTATTTATTAAGGCCAATGAAAATTATAAAAGGGAATTTTATACGGGATATCTAGGAGAGCTAAATTTTAAGGAAGAAATAGTTAGAGCTTCAAACAACCGAAATATAGAAAACCAAGCGTATAGGGCTATTCACACCAAAACAGATCTTTTTGTCAATTTACGATCCATGCAATTAGTGGATAAGACGGCAATCATTTACATTGGGGGAGGTATAACCATTGATTCAATTCCTGAGCAAGAATGGGAGGAAACAGTAAACAAAAGTGCCACGATGTTAAAAGTAATCCAAAATAGATTGTAA
- the menD gene encoding 2-succinyl-5-enolpyruvyl-6-hydroxy-3-cyclohexene-1-carboxylic-acid synthase, with amino-acid sequence MKYSSIPSAQTVVSHCKANGINNIVISPGSRNAPLTIGFSEDPSFNCYSVVDERCAAFFALGIAQQSKKPVALLCSSGSALLNYYPAIAEAYYSDIPLVVITADRPPHKIDIGDGQTIRQENVFQNHIGYSANLKLDIRNTNAIGIADSEGSPQASIQEYNEEQLLKAFTIVFQDKVPVHINVPFEEPLYGVVEKPMTSTIGAVIKEQESLLVDDLDHFTQLWNTAKRKMILVGVHDPSHEVQQLLDSVANDPSVIVFTETTSNLHHPNFFGSIDSIIAPIEKSKNKEKLFEELRPEILLTFGGLIVSKKIKAFLRKFTPEQHWHIDPKKANNTFFCLSYHFRVNPLRFFEVFNRGLVAPPSNYFSFWERIKKGYQVKRQEYMEQIPFSDMLAFYHIFKNIPIGYQLQLANSSTIRYAQLFDLDPSLHVFCNRGTSGIDGSTSTAIGASIIHKDPTLFISGDLSFFYDSNALWNNHIRPDFRIIVLNNEGGGIFRILPGQEDTQNFETYFETVHQMDASHLCKMYQMEYQMAENEQELGAELTSFFGKSDKPKLLEIKTPRVLNNKILLSYFDFIS; translated from the coding sequence ATGAAATACTCAAGCATACCCTCGGCACAGACTGTAGTTTCCCATTGCAAGGCAAATGGCATAAATAATATAGTTATTTCTCCAGGCTCTCGAAATGCGCCATTGACCATCGGTTTTTCTGAAGATCCATCCTTCAATTGTTACAGTGTTGTAGATGAACGTTGCGCAGCTTTTTTTGCCTTGGGCATAGCTCAGCAGTCTAAAAAACCTGTAGCCTTGCTATGTTCTTCAGGAAGTGCATTGTTAAACTATTACCCCGCAATTGCAGAAGCGTATTATAGCGATATTCCTTTGGTTGTCATCACTGCCGATAGACCTCCACATAAAATTGATATTGGTGACGGACAGACCATTAGACAGGAAAATGTTTTTCAAAACCATATTGGTTATTCCGCTAATTTAAAGTTGGACATTAGAAACACAAATGCCATAGGCATAGCTGATAGCGAAGGATCTCCACAAGCATCCATCCAAGAATACAATGAGGAGCAGCTCTTAAAAGCATTTACTATCGTCTTTCAGGATAAAGTACCCGTTCATATCAATGTTCCCTTTGAGGAGCCTTTGTATGGTGTTGTAGAAAAGCCCATGACATCTACAATAGGAGCGGTTATAAAGGAACAAGAAAGCCTGCTAGTTGATGATCTCGATCATTTCACTCAATTGTGGAATACGGCAAAAAGAAAAATGATTTTGGTGGGGGTCCACGATCCAAGCCATGAGGTACAACAACTATTAGATTCGGTGGCAAATGACCCTTCGGTTATTGTTTTCACGGAGACTACCTCCAATCTTCATCATCCTAATTTTTTTGGGAGTATAGATAGTATCATAGCCCCCATTGAAAAATCAAAAAATAAAGAAAAGCTCTTCGAAGAATTGAGACCCGAAATACTACTTACCTTCGGGGGGCTGATAGTGTCCAAAAAAATAAAGGCCTTTTTAAGAAAATTCACACCTGAGCAGCATTGGCATATAGACCCTAAAAAAGCGAACAATACCTTTTTTTGTCTATCATACCATTTTAGGGTGAATCCATTACGGTTTTTTGAAGTGTTCAACCGAGGTCTTGTTGCACCACCCAGCAATTATTTCAGCTTTTGGGAAAGGATTAAAAAAGGTTATCAGGTAAAGCGGCAAGAATACATGGAACAAATTCCATTTAGTGATATGCTTGCTTTTTATCACATTTTCAAGAATATTCCCATAGGGTACCAATTGCAATTGGCCAATAGTTCTACCATTAGATATGCACAGCTCTTTGATTTGGATCCGAGCCTGCATGTCTTTTGTAATCGCGGTACGAGCGGTATAGATGGCAGTACTTCCACGGCCATAGGAGCCTCAATAATACATAAAGACCCTACTCTTTTTATTTCCGGGGATTTAAGTTTTTTCTATGATAGCAATGCACTTTGGAACAATCACATTCGTCCAGATTTTAGAATAATAGTCCTAAACAATGAAGGGGGAGGAATTTTCAGGATTCTTCCTGGACAAGAGGATACTCAGAATTTTGAGACCTACTTTGAAACTGTGCACCAGATGGATGCCTCGCATTTGTGCAAGATGTATCAAATGGAATACCAAATGGCAGAAAACGAGCAGGAATTGGGTGCGGAATTGACATCTTTTTTTGGTAAGTCCGACAAACCCAAACTCTTGGAAATTAAAACCCCGCGAGTATTGAACAATAAAATTTTGCTTAGTTACTTTGATTTTATATCTTAG